In Myxocyprinus asiaticus isolate MX2 ecotype Aquarium Trade chromosome 16, UBuf_Myxa_2, whole genome shotgun sequence, the genomic stretch ATTCcatctctttattttatttttattttttctctctgcttttctccccaatttggaatgcccaattcccaatgcactctaaatcctcgtggtggcgtagtgactcgcctcaatccgcgTGGGGGAGGACGAAtgtcagttgcctctgcatctgagaccatcaatctgcacatcttatcacgtggcttgttgagcgcgttaccacggagacatagcacacgtggaggctcacactattctccgcagcatccacgcacaactcaccatgtgccccaccgagagcaaaccacattatagcgaccacgaggaggttaaaaATTAGGGATTTACCGTCATTACGGCACTGAACAGATTACATGGTTTACATCGTTGCtatatttgatataactttacacagattcaTACTGAAATGATGTGttaatgtttacggactggccccattcaattccattgtaagtgccttactgtgacCACAAgttttgcctttttgttttttaaaaactaaacGAGCAACgagtcaaaactattatttttggtaatcaacattatgccacaaatgctgtaaattgagctcaatttttattgaacccagaacattccttcaaCAGGCCATGTattacaaatcagaaataaaattggatacaattcttgtaaatagaggtcgaccgatagtggatttcgcctataccgataactaaggtggtggaaaaggccgataaccaatgAATCAGTTGAAAGTTTATAAAatggattttaaaaatgtaaaatatatatatttatattctttCTCTTGCTACACAACAACACATGGGTACTAATGAAAGGCAATCTACTTGCCCATTACTCATGAACGGAGCATCTTACCAGTGCCTGAACAATCCCTCAAGAGGAGAGAGATACATAAAGAAGATGACAATGGAAGATGAATGAAATGAGATCTTTGTAGCTTGTTATTCAAAACATAAGCTAAGGTGGAACATGACAAGCACTATTAATTACCAAACACTGAATTTGATGTGAGTGTTGTTACCTTTGAGAATGTAGTCTGTGAGGAGACTTGGTACTTTGTCACTGTCATCTCTCATGGCTTTTAAAACTGTACAAGAgcaaacattaacaaagacatGTCATATAGTGGAGAAACGAACTGTAGCAGCAAAACACCTTAAATAAAAGCACTTCCTCTCACTTTTGGTAAAAATCTGCAGGTCTTGGACGGATGGCGGCCCATCTTTCCTCTCGTAGGGGATCACTGTTGTTACATACTGAACAAAAGATGAGATGGCCGGGGTTAGACATGTCACTGCTACATCACATACAACGGCAGTTGCATACATGGGGAGCTATCTACATTAACAGCATCACAAACCAAAGCGAACTAATCTGATGCTATTCCCTCCTTCAATGCATGATGCCTGAAAGAGCTGTCTAGGTTTTGAGACAGCCATAGTAAGTGACATAATATTAAAGGACTGCTGCAGCAGATAATGGATGTGATTTTTATTAGCAGATATGATAATTCCAGAGCAGACGAACAGAAAAACCAAGAGATACAACCACCTGCTTTTCCCCGCCCACATGCCCAAAAGTGTGCCGAAACCCATTCTGAATAGCAGAAGAGATGCCCTCCATACTGAAGCGCTACAAGCAGAAGAAaacagagagaaggagagagaggggCCAGGAAAGAAATaagagaatgaaagagaaaaaaTTTTATCCAATCACAAAGATAACCAGATCACAACAACAACTAAAGCAAGGGGTAATAGAGGAAGAGCAGATCAAAATTCCTGTTTAGTCCTGCTATcagaagaatagttcacccaaaatggaaaattccctcatgttgtttcaaactcatatgactttgtttcttctgtggaacacaaaaggagactatgtaaagaatatcctggctgctcttttccatataatgaaagtgaaaggggattGGGGTGCAATTGACATTAATGTTGTTTGGTTACGAGGCTCGCGAGAACTAATGCATTTAGTGCTAAATGGCATCAATGTATAATGTCTTTGTAGTCCGTTTAAGAGCTTCTGTGGGTGAAGATTATCaaattatcatatggcttcataagacttggactacaccgcacaagtcatatgaactactttaatgatacttctgtggtgcttttttgtcatttcacttgcgctttcattatatggaagagCCGcaaagatattcttcaaaaattcaccttttgagttccacggaagaaatgtatgtgttttgggaattacatgagggtgagtaaattatgacagaattttcattttttgtatgaactaatattttatcatttatctCAGGTGACTAGATCACAAGTGGTTAACCGAGACACATTGCTGTTCACACCTGGAATTAACATGATGTGTCTCGCATACATTTCCAGCCaacacttaaaggtgaagtatgtaacttttgtcAAAATATGTTCTACTCTCCCAGTTTTTTGTTCATtgacaactttaagtaagccattcgtgggtttacctcccccaaaagtataaacataCTGAGCCTCCccggcactatcaaaacattgatgtttatattttgagcagcccactcagctccacccatccctttctagctcaacctatagcgtgagtttggggcgtggctactCGTTCAGCTGGGGGAATATGAACAACCATGGCAGACGTGTACAGAGGAAAAATtagaagacttgctaaaagacacagagacagagaatggAGTAAAACCTGAAAGATAATTGGCGtcacatttacaaggtggaggacaaacacacacactactagCACCAGTGATGAGATCACTCTGGCAAACGGAAGGGGCAATAATGAGATTGCCACTCAAGCCGCTAATACACAGGCCTTCCCCTATCAACAACAGCGATGTTGCATAGGgcaccaaaatggtcagaaactgCGCAGATGTTACGCTTACTAGTTACTAGAAGAACCGTCCTACCTCATGTGCTGAATCCCCTGCACACCCAGCTGTCGTTCAACCCAGCAATGTTATTGAACGACCCGATTCCTCTGCCACGCTTTCTGTCCAGTGTGTATACGTGATAGTGGTCTTGTTCATTACGGcgtatcaccttttatttagtatggcctatttgttcatagggaatcagagagtgctaAAGGCTGTAATGAGTCTAAGGGGTGTTGgctaaggttgtttgaaaacatacttttgtttagtgcagaaattacacaattcacctttaaggcgcggtcacatttacATTTGCACTGCGAAATTCCGCGTCCAAAGAAGGCGTGGGCAGATGTTGAGCGTGTGTGAAACCAGCGAAAAACTAATTGTTAgacagcctctttttaatgctgcattttatactctgggagagtgatgtttaaaagaaactcactgctaaaatgatatccttgcccattgtgactattcagtgtagctgtgtacgaagctcCACCCACacaggtcactgccaaaccatgtaacttcctattggtcaacgtggCGAATTCagctgtcaaagttcaccaaacttgaactccatgcgAAATCCGCGAGAGAaaattcttcgccaccggaaGTTCACGATCgcgcagattcccattgagatgactgtatttcacctGTGGAAATTCGATgtgtgaaggtaaatgtgaccgtgcctttATGATCTGATTTTGTCAGAGGAAGGTCTCTTATTTTGTGACCACATACATCACTTATTTCACGATGATTTGCTGGCGATATAAATTTAAGCAATATCCAAAATCCACGATGACTGTAacatgctttttatttggccactacGTTTCCTAAAGAGCATGCCATTGGACAATTTTACGATCACTCAGTTCTGCACAAttcatcaaaataacatcaaaatctcAGTAGTCACCGCAAAAGTCTCCAATTTAACTGAATGAATACATGGTCTCTGTGAACCAGTTGACGCGCTATTCTGTGTTCACGAGCGGGGCTAATGATATGCTCTTTTAAGCGGTCTCAGAGCAATTTGTGTGCATTGTGAAACCAAAGCGCTGCAGGTTCACACATTCACGCAACATTTGTGactgctacaagttattatacaaatctaaaaatgggACACGGTAGCACAGAAAGAAGGTGGTGACAGTgtttcaccagatttgtaatgagCAACATTGCAAGCGGTCAAATACATACTGCACTTTCAGTGTTCCACCAAAAGCTCCAGGTCAagtaaatatgacaaaaatatattactaatgtacaaaacaaatataatcctcattgtaataataaaaataattcagtagTATATTATATTGTATCATAATAAAATTCAACTGTGCTCCAAAAAGTGAGTGACCTtttagtttttgcacaccctgttcattccccgatttttatttcatgcattaaacattttcagtATACTTGGCTTCAATGACTGTTCGGTTGAAATGACTGttcctttgatttaaaaaaacaaaaacaaaacacttttaatgCCATTTTAGAACAAATACATGattattgagatatatattgaatatagtcaaaaagctgaaaaatatcgagatgtAATTTTCGCATGCATACATTAGTTAACCCTTGTTTTGGTGCAATAATTACGTGTTCGGTGGGTAGGTGATTCTTGGCTGTTGTCTGGAACACATGAGGATGCATTAGCATTTATACTataatgcaatgtggtcacatgcatcaCTGACCTGACACCAGGGGTAAGGGTgcacaacacaaaaataaactgCTTTTCTATGCCAGGTTTCAAAAGTACTGAAGTGTTTTCTAGCTTTTCTATTGTACATTAAACAATTAAGCATTAAAGCATGAAACATTCTACACTGGAGCTTCattatagggctgggtattgatacagatttccctgattccatttgattccgattcatttgtttttttttcagttataatatccatTTTGCGTACATATGTtggaaattctctctcagctattgcagttaattatacaggagaccttctaacttggtacattatgaaaatattaatttcacaAATGAtaatttatcattagtttttcatcattttttattttttaaggaacAAATTCcatatattccatcaataaataacaTGTCTTGAAAGATTATCTAATATATTGCATACATATATTttgctacatgtttattgtttacaaaaaaaacaaaaacaaaaaacagccagtgtctaatcacagacatttttagtcacatagtgtgaaatttggttgcatgcATATccaagtgatttacttgcattttaaaggGCTGCACATAAGAGGAAAATaaatcaatcttgggattttaaaaactgattttgagatcgttcaaatgaaggtAATGATTAAACTGAAAATCTAGATTTCTAGAAATGTGTCTCGGGcgattttaataccaggtgtgaaCGGGGTGCTTGATGACCTCCGAACACAAGACGCATTTGAGACGCAAGGTTATACCAGCTGTATAAAGTGATGTCTCTCACTTTACCACTTGTGGTTGAATCACATGAGACGGATGTTAAAAGCAGGTGTTACCaagaaaataaaagcacaattacATCAACTAAAATTCCCAATCTGCTGATTTGTGTTACTCACAGAAGAGGACAGTCTTTCTGATCGAGCCTGCAGTGCTTCGGCTGTGTTCTTgagtttcttcttcttcttcagcaTCTCTCGGTTTTCCTTCTGTCGGTTCTGCACATCTATGAGAACTGATATGAAGCTGTTCTTCACCTCCTTCTCAAACTCTAGCTCATCCCTCATGGCCAGATGCTGGATCAACTCCTCTGAATGTCCACGGATGGATGTCTCCACCATCTCCAGAACCTCATTTAGCTCCGATATAGACATAAGCCTCACTCCTGGACACAGACAACACACATGACACGTCTGAAATAAACCCAAACATGAAGCTTCCAGAAGGACGTACTCACTGTTGTGAGATCTTTGGGTCTTCTGAGAGACGACTGAGAGTTCTGAATGTGGAGGGTTCTGCTCTAATTCCATCTCTGGTGAATCCTGCATGATCTCCTCCAGCTCCTCAATGACCTAAACAAGTGAAAACACACCACTAGTAAAAGAAGTCTGTCGaaaaaagccttgtctgaaagtttaaagttGAAAAAAGCCTTTAAGTCTGAAGGTTATTCAGGCTTTCTACTTCGAAAATGTATCTCTTCAGCTTTAAAAGttgacacagacagacaggcacagtttttaagtcataaaataggcatataattttagttgacgataatgtgcaaactttcaaaaacatgaatcaaACTAATCATAatcgattttctgatgcattgcATTCATCATTTGAATgctctcgatatcgattcttatatcccaagatcagtcttttactcta encodes the following:
- the LOC127454409 gene encoding fasciculation and elongation protein zeta-2-like isoform X1 → MAEPSAQKDDNVWQDLNQFQVVTGQELHLKAEEMSLLLDGLSDMASAFEMSSYTCTEDMLNHFDEKLQLCFQNLQTKPSTVDPMKTINEDTTLKCDEIWNALTENYGNVMPVDWNQSRVRSLHLSTLSLEDRPRLESLNLDVSDDEDLREQMDLHSIIVSCISEEPLLTAEQVIEELEEIMQDSPEMELEQNPPHSELSVVSQKTQRSHNRVRLMSISELNEVLEMVETSIRGHSEELIQHLAMRDELEFEKEVKNSFISVLIDVQNRQKENREMLKKKKKLKNTAEALQARSERLSSSRFSMEGISSAIQNGFRHTFGHVGGEKQYVTTVIPYERKDGPPSVQDLQIFTKILKAMRDDSDKVPSLLTDYILKVLCPT